One Chaetodon trifascialis isolate fChaTrf1 chromosome 12, fChaTrf1.hap1, whole genome shotgun sequence DNA window includes the following coding sequences:
- the chpfa gene encoding chondroitin sulfate synthase 2, which translates to MRFSAFISVLRSVGPVVIGISLGFTLSLLSVNWTEEACYLDGKEGEDVTVGQDGQLKGARKPNSISTINDVESEEDFEPRIVPYKQVQQSAPKKVFRAKYISTELGMRERLFVGVLTSKNTINTLGVAVNRTISHHLDTVVFFTGMRNRKVPHGMFVVSHGDERLIWNMFQNIKYILDHYINEYDWFYFVQDDAYTEADRIKFLVDHLSMDRELYMGSPEEFIGGEMEGRYCYGGFGYLLSRTLLLRLQPFLENCRNDILSARPDEWLGRCIIDYTSTNCVSEYEGLQYHHYELGKNSDPSKEQSEQFKKALTVHPVSDPEQMYRLHRYFTEIELQKTYDEIAKLQAEIKNVSVVAFEGNRSSQWPIGISPPFEPKSRFEVLKWEYFTEKEIYSCIDGSPKCELSGIDRMDVADVIDVAMGELNKKYKPVLHLKKQQLINGYRRFDPTRGMEYTLDLQLEVVNQKGHSRSITKRVHLVRPLSRIEIIPMPYVTEATRVHIIIPLTLQDRSNVDHFLEVFASNAFETSENAILTFLFIYDPVEAQQVNQNDIFASVKTQINAYERKYPTVKIPWISVKTETPSQIKFMDIISKKHPVDTLFFLANANTHINSEFLNRCRMNSINNWQVFFPVHFQDYKPDVAYHNQQRPVTIDLVKDAGHFDRRSFEEACFYNSDYMATRTRMVADVQENEEILETLDIFDMFVKYSDLHVFRAVEPALHQQYTSQACNPRLSEEIYHRCVQSNLEGLGSRSQLAMLLFEQEQGNST; encoded by the exons ATGAGATTTTCCGCGTTTATTTCTGTCCTGCGGTCGGTCGGCCCGGTGGTAATCGGCATTTCTTTAGGCTTCACGTTGAGTTTGTTGAGCGTAAACTGGACGGAAGAAGCGTGTTACCTTGACGGTAAGGAGGGCGAGGATGTGACCGTGGGGCAGGATGGACAGCTCAAAGGAGCCCGGAAGCCCAACTCCATTTCGACCATCAACGATGTGGAGTCCGAAGAGGATTTTGAACCAAGAATAGTCCCATATAAACAAGTCCAGCAGAGCGCCCCAAAGAAAGTTTTCAG GGCTAAATACATAAGCACAGAGTTGGGGATGCGAGAGCGTCTGTTCGTCGGGGTCTTGACATCCAAAAACACCATAAACACCTTGGGCGTAGCTGTCAATCGCACCATTAGCCATCACCTGGACACTGTCGTCTTCTTCACCGGCATGCGCAACCGCAAAGTCCCTCATGGCATGTTTGTTGTCTCTCATGGAGACGAGAGACTGATATGGAACATGtttcaaaatatcaaatacattttagACCATTACATCAATGAATACGACTGGTTCTACTTTGTCCAAGATGACGCTTACACAGAAGCCGACAGGATCAAATTCCTGGTGGATCACCTCAGTATGGACCGAGAGCTTTACATGGGCAGTCCTGAGGAGTTCATAGGTggggagatggaggggaggTACTGCTATGGAGGGTTTGGGTACCTCCTGTCACGTACCTTGCTCCTCCGGCTCCAGCCCTTCCTGGAAAACTGTAGGAACGACATCCTGAGCGCAAGGCCTGACGAGTGGCTCGGAAGATGCATCATCGATTACACCAGCACCAACTGTGTCAGTGAATACGAG GGCCTTCAGTACCACCATTATGAGCTGGGAAAAAACTCGGATCCCAGTAAAGAGCAGAGTGAACAGTTCAAGAAAGCTCTAACTGTCCATCCAGTGTCTGACCCTGAACAGATGTACCGGCTGCACCGATACTTCACTGAGATTGAACTCCAGAAGACTTACGATGAGATTGCTAAACTGCAG GCTGAAATAAAGAACGTGAGCGTGGTTGCTTTTGAGGGTAACCGAAGCTCCCAGTGGCCCATTGGTATCAGTCCACCTTTTGAGCCAAAATCTAGGTTTGAAGTTCTGAAATGGGAATACTTTACGGAGAAGGAGATTTATTCCTGCATCGATGGCTCTCCAAAGTGTGAACTGAGTGGTATTGATCGCATGGATGTGGCTGATGTAATTGACGTAGCCATGGGAGAGCTGAACAAGAAGTACAAGCCTGTCCTACAcctgaagaagcagcagctgattaaTGGTTACAGGCGCTTTGACCCCACCAGGGGCATGGAGTACACCTTAGACCTTCAGCTGGAGGTGGTTAACCAGAAAGGTCACAGCCGATCCATTACCAAACGGGTTCATCTGGTGCGACCTTTGAGTCGGATTGAGATCATTCCCATGCCCTACGTCACTGAAGCTACAAGGGTTCACATCATTATACCTCTTACTCTGCAGGACCGGAGCAATGTCGACCATTTCCTGGAAGTCTTTGCCTCAAATGCGTTTGAGACCAGTGAAAATGCCATCCTAACATTCTTGTTTATTTATGACCCAGTGGAGGCACAGCAAGTTAACCAGAATGACATATTTGCCAGCGTGAAGACTCAGATAAATGCTTATGAACGCAAATACCCTACAGTAAAGATCCCATGGATAAGTGTCAAGACGGAAACGCCATCCCAGATCAAATTCATGGACATCATCTCAAAGAAACACCCGGTTGACACGCTCTTCTtcttagctaatgctaacacacacatcaattcAGAATTCCTGAACCGCTGCCGCATGAATTCCATAAACAACTGGCAGGTGTTCTTTCCCGTCCATTTCCAGGACTACAAGCCTGATGTGGCCTATCACAACCAGCAGCGTCCAGTCACAATCGATCTGGTGAAAGACGCAGGCCATTTTGACCGCAGGTCATTTGAAGAAGCGTGTTTTTACAACTCTGACTACATGGCAACACGCACACGAATGGTGGCAGACGTCCAAGAGAATGAGGAAATTCTAGAGACCCTGGACATCTTTGACATGTTCGTAAAGTATTCGGATCTTCACGTATTCAGGGCGGTGGAACCAGCTTTGCATCAGCAGTACACCTCCCAAGCCTGCAACCCACGGCTTAGTGAGGAAATCTATCACAGATGTGTTCAGAGCAACCTGGAAGGTCTCGGTTCTCGCTCCCAGCTCgccatgctgctgtttgagcaAGAACAAGGAAACAGCACTTGA
- the LOC139340523 gene encoding pyridoxal kinase-like: MECRVLSIQSHVVRGYVGNKSATFPLQVLGFEVDSINSVQFSNHTGYAHWKGQVLTAEELNVLYEGIKLNKVNHYDYILTGYSRDTSFLEMVVDIIQELKKANPSLIYVCDPVMGDQGAMYVPEDLLPVYRDKVVPLADILTPNQFEAEILTGMKINTEEDALKVMDLLHKMGPETVVLTSTDLPSKHGDQFLVALGSQKIVKPDGTNTSQKICMDIPKVDAVFVGTGDLFAAMLLAWTHHHPKDLKAACEKTVSVMHHVIRRTMTYANEIAGPGKRPTAAQLELRMVQSKADIENPAIVVEAKVLQTSSC, translated from the exons ATGGAGTGTCGTGTGTTGTCCATTCAGAGTCATGTTGTCAGGGGATACGTTGGGAACAAGTCGGCAACGTTTCCTTTGCAG gtgctGGGCTTTGAAGTGGACTCCATCAACTCTGTGCAGTTCTCCAATCACACAG GCTACGCCCATTGGAAAGGACAAGTACTGACGGCAGAGGAGCTGAATGTGCTGTATGAGGGCATTAAGCTAAACAAGGTGAACCACTATGACTACATCCTCACAG GCTACAGCAGGGACACGTCTTTCCTGGAGATGGTGGTTGACATCATTCAGGAGCTGAAGAAGGCCAATCCCAGCCTGATATATG TTTGTGATCCTGTTATGGGAGACCAGGGTGCTATG TACGTTCCAGAGGACCTGCTGCCGGTCTACAGGGACAAAGTCGTGCCTTTGGCCGACATCCTCACCCCCAACCAGTTTGAAGCAGA GATATTAACCGGGATGAAAAttaacacagaggaagatgcTCTGAAG GTGATGGACTTGCTTCATAAAATGGGTCCAGAGACCGTGGTCCTCACTAGTACAGATCTGCCATCGAAACATGGGGACCAATTCCTGGTGGCCCTTGGAAGCCAAAAAATAG TGAAACCAGATGGGACCAACACCAGTCAGAAAATCTGCATGGACATTCCCAAAGtggatgctgtgtttgtgggGACAGGAGACCTGTTTGCTGCCATGTTGCTAGCCTGGACTCACCATCACCCCAAAGACCTGAAG GCTGCCTGTGAAAAGACTGTTTCCGTCATGCACCATGTCATCAGGAGGACCATGACTTATGCCAATG agaTTGCTGGTCCTGGGAAAAGGCCAACTGCCGCACAACTGGAGCTGAGGATGGTTCAGAGCAAAGCCGACATCGAGAATCCTGCCATTGTAGTGGAAGCTAAGGTTTTACAGACGTCTTCGTGCTGA